From Proteiniborus sp. MB09-C3, the proteins below share one genomic window:
- a CDS encoding glycosyltransferase family A protein has protein sequence MSICMQSKMNQVILNNPVNKKIGRLNRHNTKSSINHGVSIITVTNRLNHINQVFDNYNRQKIKRKELIIILNNNSMSLKHCKAMSKKYPNVKVFKKDESITFSECKNYAITMTKFPYISHFDDDDYYAENFLKDILETFNKVEADIIGKRSAFVYFSRNKILAIRFPRYENAYVKFVMDSSMVIKKSVFDKIKFPTMKSGADFSFQKKCLKNGFKIFSTDRYNYAFIRHKNLDNHSWKITDNELLRECSIICRTDNFIKYITK, from the coding sequence ATGAGTATATGTATGCAAAGTAAAATGAATCAAGTAATTTTAAATAATCCAGTTAATAAAAAAATTGGCAGATTGAATAGGCATAATACAAAAAGTAGCATAAATCATGGGGTTTCAATTATAACAGTTACGAATAGACTTAACCATATAAATCAAGTTTTTGATAATTATAATCGACAAAAAATCAAAAGAAAAGAACTAATAATTATACTGAATAATAATTCTATGAGTTTAAAACATTGCAAAGCCATGTCTAAAAAATACCCAAATGTAAAAGTATTTAAAAAGGATGAATCTATCACATTTTCAGAATGTAAAAATTATGCTATAACAATGACTAAGTTTCCATATATATCGCATTTTGATGATGATGATTATTATGCCGAAAACTTCCTAAAAGATATACTAGAAACATTTAATAAAGTAGAAGCAGATATTATTGGGAAAAGATCAGCATTTGTTTACTTTTCTAGAAACAAAATATTAGCCATAAGATTTCCTAGATATGAGAATGCTTATGTAAAATTTGTTATGGACTCCAGTATGGTAATTAAGAAAAGTGTTTTTGACAAAATAAAGTTTCCGACTATGAAATCTGGTGCTGATTTCTCCTTCCAGAAAAAATGTTTAAAAAATGGTTTTAAAATATTTTCAACAGATAGATACAATTATGCTTTCATAAGGCATAAAAATTTAGACAATCATTCATGGAAAATAACAGATAATGAACTGCTTAGAGAGTGTTCAATAATCTGTAGGACCGATAATTTCATTAAATATATTACAAAATAA
- a CDS encoding SDR family oxidoreductase encodes MKNRDYKFYENTRLLVTGGAGFIGSNIAEKLLSLGLEVTILDNFSTGKIENIEHLLSNSKLQLIDGDIRDINDCNKACKDIDYVLHNAALGSVPRSMSDPKTTNDVNISGTLNMLIASKDNNIKRFVYASSSSVYGDNENLPKQEENKGKPLSPYAITKVTNEMYGRIFHDNFKLPTIGLRYFNVFGKNQDFNSQYAAVIPSFIKKIILGESPVIWGDGSQTRDFTFVENVVEANIRACLASDEATGNVFNIATGNRVSILDLLNEICDILEAKVSPIFMDWRAGDVMHSFANIEKAKKLINYTPIYDFKSGIKKTINWYLEKLR; translated from the coding sequence ATGAAAAATAGAGATTATAAATTTTATGAAAATACGAGGCTTTTAGTTACAGGAGGAGCAGGCTTTATTGGCTCAAACATTGCAGAAAAACTACTGAGCTTAGGATTAGAGGTTACAATACTAGATAATTTTAGTACAGGTAAAATAGAAAATATTGAACATTTATTATCAAACTCAAAGCTTCAATTGATTGATGGTGATATCAGAGATATTAATGATTGCAACAAGGCATGCAAAGATATAGATTATGTATTGCATAATGCTGCATTAGGCTCAGTTCCTAGATCCATGTCAGATCCAAAGACAACTAATGATGTAAATATTTCAGGCACATTAAATATGCTAATTGCTTCAAAAGATAATAATATCAAAAGATTTGTTTATGCATCATCATCTTCGGTATATGGTGACAATGAAAATCTTCCTAAACAAGAAGAAAATAAAGGAAAACCATTATCCCCATATGCAATAACAAAAGTAACAAATGAAATGTATGGAAGAATATTTCATGACAATTTTAAATTACCAACTATTGGCTTAAGATATTTTAATGTTTTTGGTAAAAATCAAGACTTTAATTCTCAGTATGCAGCAGTAATTCCAAGCTTCATTAAGAAGATTATTTTAGGAGAATCCCCAGTTATATGGGGAGATGGGTCGCAAACAAGGGATTTTACTTTTGTAGAAAATGTAGTTGAAGCAAATATTAGGGCATGCTTAGCTAGTGATGAGGCTACTGGAAATGTATTTAATATTGCTACAGGGAATAGAGTGTCAATATTAGACTTGCTAAACGAAATTTGCGATATACTAGAAGCCAAAGTATCTCCTATTTTTATGGATTGGCGTGCTGGAGACGTGATGCATAGCTTTGCTAACATTGAAAAAGCAAAAAAACTAATTAACTATACTCCAATTTATGACTTTAAATCTGGAATTAAAAAAACTATAAACTGGTATTTAGAAAAACTTAGATAA
- a CDS encoding nucleotide sugar dehydrogenase has product MSSFKNLYENIVNKSSKISVVGLGYVGLPLALAFSEVTDVIGFDIDNYKIEKLKKGIDSTKEIDAEIILKSSIRFTSDEKDIRNSDFYIVAVPTPVHDDNTPDLSYIIAATKIIGKNLKKDSIVVYESTVYPGTTEEVCIPILEKESNMKCGLDFKVGYSPERINPGDKLHTLKSITKIVSAIDHESLEIISNVYDLILEAKTYKAESIKVAEAAKLLENAQRDINIAFMNEIAIIMDELDIDTKQVIDAASTKWNFTKFLPGIVGGHCIGVDPYYLTYLPEKRGYTSQVILPGRKLNDYMSEYIAENTIKSLIKSGAVVKGCKVGILGFSFKENCSDIRNTKVANIVYKLMEYDIEVLVYDPIVDKDKVKSEYDIEICQFDDLADVNALLIAVAHKEFVEYDIPNLKKRYSSKNIPVLIDIKRIFDRKLLEEHGLIYWGL; this is encoded by the coding sequence ATGAGTTCTTTCAAGAACTTATATGAAAATATAGTTAATAAAAGTTCAAAAATATCAGTCGTTGGTTTAGGGTATGTGGGACTTCCACTAGCTTTAGCTTTTTCTGAGGTAACTGATGTAATTGGTTTTGACATAGATAATTATAAGATTGAAAAGCTAAAGAAAGGAATAGATTCAACTAAAGAAATAGATGCTGAAATAATTCTTAAATCAAGTATTAGGTTCACTTCAGACGAGAAGGATATTAGGAATTCAGACTTCTATATTGTAGCTGTTCCAACACCTGTGCATGATGATAATACTCCAGACTTAAGCTATATTATAGCTGCAACTAAAATAATAGGAAAAAATCTAAAGAAAGATTCTATAGTTGTGTATGAATCAACAGTATATCCTGGAACAACAGAGGAAGTATGTATACCAATTTTAGAAAAAGAATCAAATATGAAATGTGGATTAGATTTTAAGGTCGGATACTCTCCTGAAAGAATAAACCCAGGGGACAAACTTCATACACTTAAATCAATAACTAAGATTGTATCCGCAATAGACCACGAATCCCTAGAGATAATCTCCAATGTCTATGATTTGATACTGGAAGCTAAGACCTATAAGGCAGAAAGTATAAAAGTGGCCGAAGCGGCAAAACTTTTGGAGAATGCTCAAAGAGATATAAACATTGCATTTATGAATGAAATAGCAATAATAATGGATGAGCTCGACATTGACACAAAGCAAGTAATTGATGCAGCCTCTACGAAGTGGAATTTTACTAAGTTCCTGCCAGGTATAGTTGGTGGACATTGCATAGGAGTAGATCCATATTACTTGACTTATTTACCTGAAAAGAGAGGATATACTTCTCAAGTGATTCTTCCAGGAAGAAAATTAAATGATTATATGAGCGAATATATTGCTGAAAACACTATAAAAAGCTTAATTAAATCCGGGGCTGTAGTTAAGGGCTGTAAAGTAGGAATATTAGGTTTTTCCTTTAAAGAAAACTGTTCAGATATTAGAAATACAAAGGTTGCTAACATAGTATATAAATTGATGGAATATGATATTGAAGTTCTGGTTTATGACCCGATTGTAGATAAAGATAAAGTAAAAAGTGAATATGATATTGAAATCTGTCAATTTGACGATTTAGCTGATGTCAATGCACTATTAATAGCAGTAGCCCATAAGGAATTTGTTGAATATGATATACCTAATTTAAAAAAGAGGTATTCATCTAAGAATATTCCAGTTTTAATAGATATAAAGAGAATATTTGATAGAAAATTACTTGAAGAACATGGACTTATATACTGGGGGCTATAG
- a CDS encoding CotS family spore coat protein has protein sequence MGESGRNLQNMILKKYNFKVQDIILERSKGREIWTVATEKGPMILKKFCRLEPRTKFIIAGMEHLRKNGINIPEIYPNVDNRPYTTYKGSCYILMKVINGRPPRYNSMDDLETIVNELGRFHNASKGFIPPAESNIIDLLGKWPNMMINGLRILRCSYKIGKEEEKNTKIGEVILKELPYLIKRTKQLVLALRISEYNSWVEKAKRKGSLCHLDYARYNLRICPDNRVYIFDFDTLAMELPAIDIRKLIYHIYYTNIYDSDTIRKILSWYQQSNPLSKEEWLVARLIFLYPIEAINLFEKYIKMNRKQNMDNIISLIIKSIETEKKLYYDLGNYDDIINKLVM, from the coding sequence ATGGGCGAAAGTGGGAGAAACCTACAAAACATGATACTTAAGAAATATAATTTTAAAGTTCAAGACATTATTTTAGAAAGAAGTAAGGGTAGAGAAATTTGGACAGTTGCTACAGAAAAAGGACCTATGATTCTAAAAAAGTTTTGCAGACTTGAACCAAGAACAAAATTTATTATTGCTGGAATGGAACATCTAAGAAAAAATGGTATTAATATTCCAGAAATTTATCCTAATGTTGATAATAGACCTTACACTACTTATAAAGGCAGCTGCTATATTTTAATGAAAGTAATAAATGGAAGACCACCACGCTATAATAGCATGGATGATTTAGAGACTATTGTCAATGAATTAGGTAGATTTCACAATGCTTCAAAGGGTTTTATACCTCCAGCTGAAAGTAATATTATTGACTTATTAGGAAAATGGCCTAATATGATGATAAATGGTCTAAGGATTTTAAGATGTTCATATAAAATAGGGAAGGAAGAGGAGAAAAATACAAAAATTGGGGAAGTTATTTTGAAAGAATTACCTTACCTTATTAAAAGAACAAAACAGCTTGTTTTAGCATTAAGAATATCTGAATACAATTCATGGGTGGAAAAGGCTAAGAGAAAAGGCTCACTATGTCATTTAGATTATGCTAGATATAATTTAAGAATATGCCCTGATAATAGAGTATATATATTTGATTTTGACACATTGGCTATGGAGCTTCCAGCTATAGATATTAGAAAGCTGATTTATCATATTTATTATACTAATATATACGATAGTGATACAATTAGGAAAATTCTATCATGGTATCAACAGAGCAATCCTTTATCAAAAGAAGAATGGTTAGTAGCAAGACTTATTTTTTTATATCCCATTGAAGCAATTAACTTATTTGAAAAATATATAAAGATGAATAGAAAGCAAAACATGGATAACATTATAAGTTTGATAATTAAATCAATAGAAACTGAAAAAAAGCTATACTATGACTTAGGGAATTATGATGACATTATCAATAAATTAGTAATGTAA
- a CDS encoding glycosyltransferase family 4 protein — MNSEIITNPVNKSIADVLKRKLEIKGSNKKDRFSIVLVTNEYPTDERRTPGGGIGTVYYELANGLVSIGHDVSVITLTRIKETSYFENGVHIYKIFPMYYQPEEHIKLKRATLKSLYWSKAVSKKLFSFLNEKKIDIIQFPELDGQAYCFLKDVKEQLASNYNENNFRTLIRLHSFTKYYKKMKDTLSLVEYQRLELEKIALQNCDLVISSCNATAEAAKKIMMINNLKYEIIPNSIDSGFFKPKKRKNKADNEGKFVFGYVGKLRYAKGVDNIINAFSVIAAENDKVELFLIGRERDYAYSLISCLEENIKERIKIIGQIPREELVEYYQKFDCFILASRYESFPNTLLEAMSCGIPVIASNVGCVNEIIGGSSNIIFNPEDIEQLIKAMNTMLRKPHIREKTGFYNRKSVELNYSRKIIAKRYIKLYKKMLKR, encoded by the coding sequence TTGAATAGTGAAATAATAACAAATCCAGTAAATAAATCTATTGCAGATGTTTTAAAAAGGAAGTTAGAAATAAAAGGAAGTAATAAAAAAGATAGATTTTCAATAGTTTTAGTTACTAATGAGTATCCAACTGATGAGAGAAGAACACCAGGAGGAGGAATTGGTACAGTCTATTATGAATTAGCCAATGGTCTTGTAAGCATTGGTCATGATGTTAGCGTAATTACCTTAACTAGAATAAAGGAAACCAGCTATTTTGAAAATGGAGTTCATATATATAAAATTTTCCCAATGTATTATCAACCAGAAGAACATATAAAACTTAAGAGAGCTACACTTAAATCATTATATTGGAGTAAGGCTGTATCAAAAAAGCTATTTTCGTTTTTAAATGAAAAAAAAATTGATATTATCCAATTTCCAGAGTTAGATGGGCAAGCGTATTGTTTCTTAAAGGATGTAAAAGAACAATTAGCAAGCAATTATAATGAAAATAATTTCAGAACTTTAATAAGGCTTCATAGCTTTACTAAATATTATAAAAAAATGAAAGATACTCTTTCATTAGTGGAATATCAAAGGTTAGAATTAGAAAAAATCGCACTTCAAAACTGTGATTTAGTTATTTCGTCATGCAATGCAACTGCTGAAGCAGCTAAGAAGATTATGATGATAAATAATTTAAAATATGAAATAATTCCAAACTCAATTGATTCTGGTTTCTTTAAACCTAAAAAGAGAAAAAACAAAGCAGATAATGAGGGGAAATTTGTATTTGGCTATGTTGGTAAGCTAAGATATGCAAAGGGAGTAGATAATATAATAAATGCTTTTTCGGTTATTGCTGCGGAAAATGATAAAGTAGAGTTATTTCTAATAGGTAGAGAACGTGACTATGCATATAGTTTAATTAGCTGCTTAGAAGAGAACATAAAGGAAAGAATTAAAATAATAGGACAAATTCCAAGAGAAGAATTAGTTGAATATTATCAGAAATTTGATTGCTTTATTCTTGCTTCTAGGTATGAAAGCTTTCCGAATACTCTTTTAGAGGCAATGTCTTGCGGTATACCTGTTATAGCAAGTAATGTAGGCTGTGTTAATGAGATTATTGGAGGTAGCTCTAATATTATTTTTAATCCTGAAGATATTGAGCAATTAATTAAAGCAATGAATACAATGCTGAGAAAACCTCATATCAGAGAAAAAACTGGCTTCTATAACAGAAAAAGTGTTGAATTAAATTACTCAAGAAAAATTATAGCTAAAAGATATATAAAATTATATAAAAAAATGTTAAAAAGATAA
- a CDS encoding glycosyltransferase family 2 protein — MPTKLEYYKPKNPVNKTIKKTKKTMKKSITKREKQGFSVITVTNNELFIDNIFENYNRQIFKNKELIIVLNKNSLNIDKYKSKAKSYNHVKIHRMDEKISLGYCLNFAVNISKYNIIAKFDDDDYYGSKYLLNSVEAFEQTGAEVIGKASHLVYFQQSQLLAIRDPNSDNRYVGFVNGSTLMFKKSVFKKVSFANVSIGEDTQFCKSCIRKGIRIYSSNMYHHVYIRRKSRASHTWKVSDRFLLERFCKPIMRTTDYISYADRTKILPI; from the coding sequence ATGCCTACTAAGCTTGAGTACTATAAACCTAAGAATCCAGTAAATAAGACTATTAAAAAAACAAAAAAAACTATGAAAAAAAGCATTACTAAACGAGAGAAACAAGGTTTTTCAGTGATTACTGTTACAAATAATGAGTTGTTTATTGATAATATTTTCGAAAATTATAATAGACAAATTTTTAAAAATAAAGAATTGATAATCGTATTAAATAAAAACAGCTTGAATATAGATAAATATAAATCTAAAGCGAAGTCCTACAATCATGTGAAAATTCATAGGATGGACGAGAAAATATCCTTAGGCTACTGTTTGAATTTTGCAGTAAATATCTCAAAATACAATATAATTGCAAAATTTGATGATGATGACTACTATGGTTCTAAATATCTTTTAAACTCAGTTGAAGCCTTTGAGCAAACAGGGGCGGAAGTAATTGGTAAAGCCTCCCATTTAGTTTATTTTCAACAGTCACAATTACTAGCAATTAGGGATCCAAATAGTGATAATAGATATGTTGGTTTTGTTAATGGCTCCACACTTATGTTTAAAAAAAGTGTATTTAAAAAAGTAAGCTTTGCAAATGTCTCAATTGGAGAAGATACACAGTTTTGTAAAAGTTGCATAAGAAAAGGAATCAGAATCTACTCCTCTAACATGTATCATCATGTTTATATCAGACGAAAATCCAGGGCATCCCATACTTGGAAGGTAAGCGACAGGTTTTTGCTAGAGAGATTTTGTAAGCCTATTATGAGAACAACAGATTATATATCCTATGCAGACAGAACTAAGATCCTGCCTATATAA
- a CDS encoding glucose-1-phosphate thymidylyltransferase: MKGVILCGGLGTRLRPITYTLPKQLIPVSNRPVIFYILDSLVEANITEIGIFIKDDEDIFKNTLKEYENKNLSYEFIHQSQPLGLADAVAMSENFVKDDDFIVVLGDNFYEFDLKKLIDDYYNSSSNCSILLHEVDEPQNFGIAEIKEDQVLAIEEKPKNPKTNLAIAGVYIFDKNIFKGCKEIGPSWRGEYEITDSIKWLLNNDYKVTYNISESLWLDLETSKDILHVNQHILSRLKNNIKGLINEKSTITGNISLGENSKIYNSIIRGPVIVGNNTIIENSYIGPYTSIMNNVKIIDSQIENSIILDKCFISRISNTIDSSIIEKNCNIISQGSCRKINSFILGKDSSLILY; this comes from the coding sequence ATGAAGGGAGTAATACTATGCGGCGGATTAGGAACTAGATTAAGACCTATTACTTATACTTTACCCAAACAACTTATACCTGTTTCAAATAGACCTGTTATTTTTTATATTCTAGATTCCCTTGTAGAAGCAAATATAACTGAAATAGGTATATTTATAAAAGATGATGAAGATATTTTCAAAAATACTCTTAAGGAATATGAAAATAAAAACTTATCCTATGAATTCATTCATCAATCTCAACCCTTAGGACTTGCAGATGCAGTTGCTATGTCTGAGAATTTTGTAAAAGATGATGATTTCATTGTAGTACTTGGAGATAATTTTTACGAGTTTGATTTAAAAAAACTAATTGACGATTACTATAATTCATCTAGTAATTGCAGTATTCTTCTTCATGAGGTAGATGAGCCCCAAAATTTTGGAATTGCTGAGATAAAAGAGGATCAAGTATTAGCTATAGAGGAGAAGCCTAAAAATCCAAAGACTAATTTAGCTATTGCAGGAGTTTATATCTTTGATAAAAACATATTTAAGGGTTGTAAGGAAATAGGTCCTTCATGGAGAGGAGAATATGAAATTACTGACAGTATAAAATGGCTTTTAAACAATGACTATAAAGTAACATATAATATTTCAGAGTCCCTGTGGTTAGATTTAGAGACTTCAAAAGATATATTACACGTTAATCAACATATTCTAAGTAGACTAAAAAATAATATCAAAGGATTAATTAATGAAAAAAGCACAATAACTGGGAATATATCTCTTGGAGAAAATTCCAAGATATACAATAGCATCATAAGAGGTCCTGTAATTGTTGGAAACAATACAATTATTGAAAATAGTTATATTGGACCGTATACTTCGATTATGAATAATGTAAAAATAATAGACTCTCAGATAGAAAATAGCATTATATTGGATAAATGCTTTATATCACGAATTAGTAATACTATTGATTCTAGTATTATTGAAAAAAATTGTAATATTATTTCTCAAGGTTCTTGTAGGAAAATTAACTCCTTTATCTTAGGTAAAGATAGTAGCCTAATACTATATTGA
- a CDS encoding L-threonine 3-dehydrogenase codes for MKKILVTGALGQIGTELVMYLRKNYGEANVIASSRSKKAGAEQLIESGLFEIVDVTNAQQVADVVKKHNIDTVIHLAAVLSAVGEKNPSLTWEINMGGLFNVLEVARETGVSVFTPSSIAAFGPSTPADNTPQDTLQRPTTMYGVTKVSGELLCDYYYQKYGVDTRGVRFPGLISYEALPGGGTTDYAVHIYYDAIEKGKYTSFIGEGTYMDMMYMPDAINAIVQLAEADPAKLVHRNAFNVTAMSFAPEHIYAEIKKHIPNFVMDYDVDPIRQNIANSWPNSLDDSAARKEWGWSPKYNLATMTNDMLEKLRIKLGK; via the coding sequence GTGAAAAAAATTTTAGTGACTGGTGCTTTAGGTCAGATAGGTACTGAATTAGTTATGTATTTAAGAAAAAACTATGGTGAAGCTAATGTAATCGCCAGCAGTAGAAGTAAAAAAGCAGGAGCAGAACAGCTAATAGAGTCTGGTTTATTTGAGATTGTTGATGTAACTAATGCTCAACAAGTAGCTGATGTAGTGAAAAAACATAACATTGATACTGTTATCCATCTAGCTGCTGTATTATCTGCAGTTGGTGAAAAAAATCCGTCTCTTACTTGGGAAATCAACATGGGTGGATTATTTAATGTTCTAGAGGTAGCAAGAGAAACAGGAGTTTCTGTATTTACACCTAGTTCCATTGCAGCATTTGGACCATCTACTCCAGCAGACAACACTCCACAAGACACACTTCAAAGACCTACCACTATGTATGGCGTGACGAAAGTTTCAGGTGAACTTTTATGCGACTATTATTATCAAAAATATGGTGTTGATACTAGGGGAGTTAGATTCCCTGGATTAATTTCCTATGAAGCTTTGCCAGGCGGCGGGACAACAGATTATGCAGTACACATTTACTATGATGCAATAGAAAAAGGAAAATATACAAGCTTTATAGGAGAAGGTACTTACATGGATATGATGTATATGCCTGATGCTATAAATGCTATCGTTCAGCTTGCTGAAGCAGATCCAGCAAAATTAGTACATAGAAATGCGTTTAACGTAACAGCTATGAGCTTTGCTCCTGAGCACATCTATGCAGAGATTAAAAAACATATTCCTAATTTTGTGATGGATTATGACGTTGATCCAATAAGACAAAACATTGCTAATTCATGGCCTAACTCATTAGATGATAGTGCAGCTCGTAAAGAATGGGGATGGAGCCCAAAATACAATTTAGCAACAATGACTAATGATATGTTGGAGAAATTAAGAATAAAGCTAGGGAAATAA
- a CDS encoding S-layer homology domain-containing protein has protein sequence MKNKKMLIITIPAIIAIVLSIFLFKPDEGQAEISKYNMTYLYFGDANNQMSLVEKTNGSLSVISPNYFNINSDGSLLLTSLLSAEFVKSMHAQNIKVVPFISNHWDRELGRAALTNRERLADEIVAAIKKYDLDGINVDIENVTEADRANYTDFVRILRSKLPKGKELSVAVAANPRGFTTGWHGSYDYEALAKYSDYLMLMAYDESYYGSKPGPVASKSFVENSIKYVLNRVSPEKIVLGIPFFGRYWNDNESVGGDGISLAKADSVIKHYKGKVYFDKTTMSPYATFSIGVNDTKLLVNGKALSPGNYTMWFENEDSIKDKLQLVHKYNLKGTGSWSLGQELPSTWDYYKLWLNSKYFTDVENSWAKNDILSIVGMGWMKGTSNVNFSPNETITRAQAAATLVRALGLEEINATNGDKFTDVSSTHWANKEIQIAAKKGIFAGVGNKKFAPEEPVTREQMATLLSRITNYHKNTTDYKNPFIDVKAGWSYDSIMQMNRAGVFVGFEDKTFRPKVRMSRAEMAAVLNRVKDSIDFN, from the coding sequence ATGAAAAATAAAAAAATGTTAATAATCACCATTCCAGCAATAATAGCTATTGTCTTATCAATATTTTTATTCAAGCCAGATGAGGGACAAGCTGAGATTAGTAAATATAATATGACGTACTTATACTTTGGAGATGCAAATAATCAAATGAGCTTAGTTGAGAAGACTAATGGTTCTTTAAGTGTAATCTCTCCAAATTATTTCAATATCAACAGCGATGGCAGTTTATTGTTGACTAGTTTGCTAAGTGCTGAATTTGTTAAAAGTATGCATGCTCAAAATATAAAGGTGGTTCCTTTTATAAGCAATCATTGGGATAGAGAATTAGGGAGAGCGGCATTAACAAATAGAGAGAGGCTAGCCGATGAGATCGTAGCAGCAATAAAAAAATATGATCTTGATGGAATTAATGTAGATATTGAAAATGTAACTGAAGCTGACAGAGCAAACTATACAGACTTTGTTAGAATCTTAAGAAGCAAGCTTCCTAAAGGAAAAGAATTGTCAGTAGCGGTAGCAGCAAATCCTCGAGGATTTACTACGGGCTGGCATGGTTCATACGATTATGAGGCATTAGCTAAATATAGTGATTATCTGATGCTTATGGCTTACGATGAGAGTTATTATGGCAGCAAACCAGGACCTGTAGCCAGCAAATCATTTGTAGAGAATTCAATAAAATATGTATTAAATAGGGTTAGTCCAGAAAAAATAGTTTTAGGCATCCCATTTTTCGGAAGATACTGGAATGATAATGAATCAGTAGGTGGTGATGGTATAAGCTTAGCTAAAGCTGATTCAGTAATAAAGCACTATAAGGGTAAGGTATACTTTGATAAGACTACTATGTCTCCATATGCTACTTTTTCAATAGGTGTAAATGACACAAAATTATTAGTTAATGGAAAAGCCTTGTCTCCAGGAAATTATACAATGTGGTTTGAAAATGAAGATTCTATAAAGGACAAGCTTCAGTTAGTTCATAAATATAATTTAAAAGGCACTGGTAGTTGGTCTTTGGGGCAAGAGCTGCCTAGTACCTGGGATTATTATAAGCTTTGGCTTAATAGCAAGTACTTTACAGATGTTGAGAATAGTTGGGCAAAAAATGATATACTTTCAATAGTTGGTATGGGCTGGATGAAAGGAACTTCCAATGTGAATTTTTCACCTAATGAAACTATTACTAGAGCACAAGCAGCTGCTACTTTAGTTCGTGCATTAGGATTGGAAGAAATCAATGCTACCAATGGAGATAAATTTACTGATGTTTCTTCAACTCATTGGGCAAATAAAGAAATCCAAATAGCAGCTAAGAAAGGTATTTTTGCGGGTGTGGGCAATAAAAAGTTTGCTCCTGAAGAACCTGTTACTAGAGAGCAAATGGCAACTTTATTAAGCAGAATTACAAATTATCATAAGAATACTACAGATTATAAAAATCCTTTTATTGATGTAAAGGCGGGCTGGTCCTATGATTCAATTATGCAGATGAATCGTGCAGGTGTTTTTGTTGGATTTGAGGACAAGACATTTAGACCTAAGGTAAGGATGTCAAGAGCAGAAATGGCTGCAGTATTAAATAGGGTAAAGGATTCTATTGACTTTAATTAA
- a CDS encoding amino acid ABC transporter ATP-binding protein encodes MKKVIDIQHLSKSFGAHEVLKDIDFSVNKGEVVCIIGSSGSGKSTLLRCVNLLEKPSSGQIIYNGENILDDNHNVYEYRTKLGMVFQQFNLFNNHDVLSNCVIGQIKVLKRSREEAERVAMKYLRIVGMDKYINAKPKQLSGGQKQRVAIARALSMEPEVILFDEPTSALDPEMVDEVLKVMKELAESGLTMLIVTHEMEFAKDVSDRVVFMDKGVIAEEGNPELIFNNPTQERTKEFLQRYLKRM; translated from the coding sequence ATGAAGAAAGTAATCGATATACAACATTTAAGCAAATCCTTTGGAGCTCATGAAGTATTAAAAGATATTGATTTTTCAGTAAACAAAGGAGAGGTAGTATGCATAATCGGTTCATCTGGATCTGGTAAATCAACTCTGCTTCGTTGTGTTAATCTTCTAGAAAAGCCAAGTAGTGGCCAAATTATATATAATGGAGAAAATATCTTAGATGATAATCATAATGTATATGAATATAGGACAAAATTAGGTATGGTGTTTCAGCAGTTTAATCTGTTTAACAATCATGATGTGTTAAGCAACTGTGTAATAGGACAGATAAAAGTCCTTAAACGTTCCAGAGAAGAAGCTGAAAGGGTGGCCATGAAGTATTTAAGGATTGTTGGAATGGACAAATACATTAATGCAAAGCCTAAGCAGTTATCAGGCGGGCAAAAACAACGTGTTGCAATTGCCAGAGCACTTTCTATGGAACCAGAAGTTATCTTATTTGACGAGCCAACATCTGCTCTTGACCCAGAAATGGTAGACGAGGTACTTAAGGTTATGAAGGAGCTTGCCGAATCAGGCCTTACCATGCTAATAGTAACTCATGAAATGGAATTTGCAAAGGATGTATCTGACCGTGTGGTATTTATGGATAAGGGAGTTATTGCGGAAGAGGGCAATCCTGAACTAATTTTCAATAATCCAACTCAAGAACGAACTAAGGAATTTTTACAGCGCTATTTAAAAAGGATGTAA